The following coding sequences are from one Pseudonocardia sp. EC080619-01 window:
- a CDS encoding iron-siderophore ABC transporter substrate-binding protein, with amino-acid sequence MPRPLLRTIAACAVLLLALAGCSSGGGGEQAAPSGAEAPAGAFPVTLQHAFGSTTIPQQPQRVVAIGYNEADFVMALGVQPVAERQVIGDFPFQQRPWLPQPPLGPTPEVLDASNLPIEQIAALQPDLILGVYSFIDRGTYDALSKIAPTVAQPTEDGTNASTWDVQTRVTGQALGRTEQADEVIAATQQKFDEAKQQHPDFAGKKLSMAFYVEGEPYNLGTDDLRAQLFAGLGFQVRADSPTLSLEQQGQLDNDVIVVIGRTKAEAMADPVFAAIPAVREGRVAFLPAFGSEFGGALGYSSPLSLPYAIDTVNPLLDGALKGEAPGT; translated from the coding sequence ATGCCCCGTCCTCTCCTGCGCACGATCGCCGCCTGCGCGGTCCTGCTCCTCGCGCTGGCAGGTTGCTCGTCCGGCGGTGGTGGCGAGCAGGCCGCGCCGTCCGGTGCGGAGGCCCCGGCCGGGGCGTTCCCCGTCACGCTCCAGCACGCCTTCGGCTCGACGACGATCCCGCAGCAGCCGCAGCGCGTCGTCGCGATCGGCTACAACGAGGCCGACTTCGTGATGGCGCTCGGCGTGCAGCCGGTCGCCGAGCGCCAGGTCATCGGCGACTTCCCGTTCCAGCAGCGGCCGTGGCTGCCGCAGCCGCCGCTCGGGCCGACCCCCGAGGTCCTCGACGCCAGCAACCTGCCGATCGAGCAGATCGCCGCGCTGCAGCCGGACCTCATCCTCGGCGTGTACTCGTTCATCGACCGCGGCACCTACGACGCGCTCTCCAAGATCGCCCCGACGGTCGCCCAGCCGACCGAGGACGGCACCAACGCCTCGACCTGGGACGTGCAGACCCGGGTGACCGGCCAGGCGCTCGGCCGCACCGAGCAGGCCGACGAGGTCATCGCCGCGACGCAGCAGAAGTTCGACGAGGCGAAGCAGCAGCACCCCGACTTCGCCGGCAAGAAGCTGAGCATGGCGTTCTACGTCGAGGGGGAGCCGTACAACCTCGGCACCGACGACCTGCGCGCCCAGCTGTTCGCGGGCCTCGGGTTCCAGGTGCGGGCCGACTCGCCCACGCTGTCGCTGGAGCAGCAGGGCCAGCTGGACAACGACGTCATCGTCGTCATCGGGCGGACCAAGGCGGAGGCCATGGCCGACCCGGTGTTCGCCGCGATCCCGGCGGTCCGTGAGGGCCGGGTGGCCTTCCTCCCGGCCTTCGGCTCGGAGTTCGGCGGGGCGCTGGGCTACTCCAGCCCGCTGTCGCTGCCGTACGCGATCGACA